A window of Dickeya zeae NCPPB 2538 contains these coding sequences:
- a CDS encoding 4Fe-4S dicluster domain-containing protein, which produces MNRFVIAEPTRCIGCNTCMAACTQVHRQAGLQSHPRLTVERDAGGTAPVLCRHCEDAPCAKVCPVNAITHQDNAVLLDENTCIGCKLCAIACPFGAITPSGSTPLATPTAFDQHIPLTLLSDVPVSLPSVHPMLSWNAGVRSIAVKCDLCDFREQGPECVRVCPTHALYLVDDTTLDDAIAAKRRQAAQWPQGNVPFPPTGADREQNL; this is translated from the coding sequence ATGAACCGCTTCGTCATTGCGGAGCCAACACGTTGTATCGGATGCAACACTTGCATGGCGGCCTGTACACAAGTGCACCGACAGGCTGGGTTGCAGTCTCATCCGAGACTGACCGTTGAGCGTGACGCCGGAGGCACCGCCCCAGTGCTGTGTCGCCATTGTGAAGACGCGCCCTGCGCGAAAGTTTGTCCAGTCAATGCCATCACGCATCAGGACAACGCCGTGTTGCTGGATGAAAACACCTGTATCGGCTGCAAACTCTGCGCCATCGCCTGCCCGTTTGGTGCTATCACGCCATCTGGCAGCACCCCGCTGGCGACACCGACGGCGTTTGACCAACACATCCCGCTGACATTGCTGTCCGATGTCCCCGTCAGCTTGCCGTCAGTGCATCCGATGCTGTCGTGGAACGCCGGGGTTCGCAGCATCGCGGTGAAATGCGACCTGTGTGATTTTCGCGAACAAGGGCCGGAATGCGTACGCGTCTGCCCGACCCACGCGTTGTATCTGGTAGATGACACCACGCTGGACGATGCTATCGCCGCTAAACGCCGTCAGGCCGCACAATGGCCGCAGGGCAACGTCCCTTTCCCTCCCACAGGGGCTGACAGGGAGCAAAACCTATGA
- the hybG gene encoding hydrogenase maturation factor HybG: MCLGIPGQVVEWASADHQLAWVDVCGVRREVNVTLVQDEGQSPATLIGQWVLVHVGFAMSRLDEQEARDTLDALRQMEEVESDVSDFLTRSI, from the coding sequence ATGTGTCTGGGAATTCCGGGGCAGGTGGTGGAGTGGGCATCAGCGGATCATCAACTGGCATGGGTTGATGTTTGTGGTGTGCGCCGAGAAGTGAATGTGACGCTGGTGCAGGACGAGGGGCAATCGCCTGCCACGTTAATAGGCCAGTGGGTGCTGGTACACGTCGGTTTTGCCATGAGTCGGCTGGATGAACAAGAAGCGCGCGACACGCTGGATGCGTTGCGGCAGATGGAAGAAGTCGAGTCAGATGTGAGCGATTTTTTGACCCGATCGATTTGA
- a CDS encoding FkbM family methyltransferase, translated as MLPRVHLVNSSQGSFLTLGQDLITQHLTTKDEWEKWLYLVTNEFTSEFDSPVIFDIGANLGAYTVPVANEIEKQGGVVYSFEPQKFVYYQLCGNIFLNRLSNVTALNKAVGSEDGVIEIPIPDYQKMANAGAFSMVDEYRKRNGISGCMSKETHFVQVIKLDDLLFNEKTRFVKIDVEGLELDVLKGAVGFLEHNNFPPFSFEAWNTHWFAEKKQELLSFIIHMGYTIEHIYNDDYIAHHPKNDAKVDFNRDSNRTLQSVCRAK; from the coding sequence ATGTTACCGAGGGTTCATTTAGTTAATTCATCGCAAGGAAGTTTTTTAACACTAGGCCAGGATCTGATAACACAACATCTCACAACCAAGGATGAATGGGAAAAATGGTTATATCTCGTCACTAATGAATTTACCTCGGAATTCGATTCCCCGGTTATTTTTGACATTGGTGCTAATCTGGGTGCTTATACCGTACCGGTCGCAAACGAAATAGAGAAACAAGGTGGCGTTGTTTATTCGTTCGAACCGCAGAAATTTGTGTATTACCAGCTATGCGGCAACATCTTCTTAAACCGGCTGAGTAACGTCACTGCGCTCAATAAGGCCGTTGGCAGTGAGGATGGAGTCATTGAAATCCCTATTCCTGATTACCAGAAAATGGCCAATGCCGGTGCATTTTCAATGGTGGATGAGTATAGAAAGCGTAATGGCATAAGCGGATGCATGTCGAAAGAAACGCATTTCGTGCAGGTCATCAAGCTCGACGATCTTCTGTTTAACGAAAAAACTCGTTTTGTAAAAATAGACGTAGAAGGTCTGGAATTAGACGTACTAAAAGGTGCTGTCGGTTTTCTGGAGCATAACAATTTTCCGCCCTTCTCATTTGAAGCCTGGAATACCCATTGGTTCGCCGAGAAAAAACAAGAACTGTTATCATTTATAATACATATGGGCTACACCATAGAGCACATTTATAACGATGACTATATTGCGCATCACCCCAAAAATGATGCAAAAGTAGATTTTAATCGGGATAGCAACAGAACATTACAGTCCGTATGTCGAGCTAAATAA